One window of the Colletotrichum destructivum chromosome 6, complete sequence genome contains the following:
- a CDS encoding Putative auxiliary Activity family 9, which yields MALKTNQLLFLASMLASATLGHVVLENPKPFKFVADGPTNPISTSGSDFPCKIPPWASYEIDGSPTAVAIGETLEATFKGQAVHGGGSCQFALSADTNPTKASKWMVIHSIEGGCPARNQKGNLEGHNADKYPFKIPAGIAPGDYVFAWIWLARVGGQPEYYMNCAPITVTGAKKSKMKKTRRQFVDRRASLARREQFPELFMANIGEVAGGCTTGKALNARIPIAFPNPGIYVDHPEGAENLYKQPCDGNPRAGSPAEPGPGVGSPSSPAGTAAPTPTVVDGTVVPTASSVFLSSTFSSSDMLGTKPVSTNSPTTMSAEPSLPTGLCPAPIISTVTNEITVTVTATIISISVTGSQLVGRPTAAPTASPTASPGAPEPAPVNCTEGHLTCLPDETHFATCTGGKLTAPQPIAPGFKCTAGEGEGLDISPIVPYF from the coding sequence ATGGCATTGAAAACGAACCAACTTCTCTTTCTTGCCTCGATGCTGGCGTCGGCAACCCTCGGacacgtcgtcctcgagaaCCCGAAACCGTTCAAGTTCGTCGCGGACGGCCCGACAAACCCGATCTCTACATCAGGAAGCGACTTCCCTTGCAAGATACCACCCTGGGCCAGCTACGAAATCGACGGATCGCCGACAGCCGTCGCTATTGGCGAGACGCTCGAAGCCACCTTCAAAGGTCAAGCCGTACACGGGGGCGGTAGCTGCCAGTTCGCACTCAGCGCCGACACGAATCCGACGAAAGCCTCGAAATGGATGGTCATTCACTCCATCGAGGGCGGTTGTCCTGCCCGCAACCAGAAGGGCAACCTCGAGGGCCACAATGCGGACAAGTACCCTTTCAAGATCCCCGCCGGCATCGCGCCCGGCGACTACGTCTTCGCCtggatctggctggccagggtCGGGGGACAGCCGGAGTACTACATGAACTGCGCCCCGATCACTGTAACGGGCGCCAAGAAGAGTAAAATGAAGAAAACCCGAAGGCAGTTCGTCGATCGCCGCGCGTCGCTGGCTAGGCGTGAGCAGTTCCCCGAGCTCTTCATGGCAAATATCGGGgaggtcgccggcggctgcaCGACCGGGAAGGCCCTGAACGCGCGGATTCCCATCGCGTTCCCCAACCCCGGCATCTATGTCGATCATCCCGAGGGCGCGGAGAACCTTTACAAGCAGCCCTGTGATGGGAACCCGCGAGCGGGGTCGCCGGCCGAGCCGGGTCCTGGTGTTGGTTCTCCTTCGAGCCCGGCCGGAACTGCTGCGCCGACTCCGACGGTGGTGGACGGCACTGTCGTTCCAACCGCCTCATCTGTTTTCCTGTCATCTACCTTTTCTTCAAGCGATATGCTTGGGACGAAGCCTGTTTCTACAAATTCCCCCACCACGATGTCCGCCGAGCCTTCGCTCCCGACAGGTTTATGCCCGGCACCAATCATCAGCACTGTGACGAACGAGATAACTGTCACCGTCACCGCTACCATAATTTCTATATCGGTAACCGGAAGCCAGCTTGTCGGTCGACCAACAGCTGCGCCGACAGCTTCGCCGACAGCTTCGCCTGGTGCACCTGAGCCGGCTCCTGTGAATTGCACCGAGGGCCATCTCACTTGCTTGCCAGATGAGACTCACTTCGCAACCTGCACCGGTGGCAAGTTGACTGCGCCGCAACCTATCGCCCCTGGATTCAAGTGCACTGCCGGAGAGGGTGAGGGTCTGGACATCTCGCCCATAGTTCCATACTTTTAG
- a CDS encoding Putative glycoside hydrolase family 12, glycoside hydrolase family 11/12, with the protein MQFSSYLVSAILAVTAVATPTPVVVDKRATKMCDNWGSLTTGGLTVYHNNWGAAQASSGSQCTTFESLKSGSVAWSTSWTWTGGQGQVKSYSNVALEKINKKLSAIKSIPSKWTWSYSGSNIVADVAYDLWLAPSVGANNKYEIMIWLSALGGAGPISSTGKTIDTPTIAGTKWSLYSGPNGDTTVYSFVAPKDIKSFNGDLMGFFNYLTSKQGVAKTNVVTSLQAGTEPFSGNNAVFKTSAYTISVA; encoded by the exons ATGCAGTTCTCCTCCTAcctcgtctcggccatcctggccgtcacggccgtggccacgccgacgcccgtcgtcgtcgacaagcgCGCCACCAAGATGTGTGACAACTGGGGCTCCCTCACCACCGGCGGCCTTACCGTCTATCACAACAACTGGGGCGCCGCCCAGGCCTCCTCCGGCAGCCAGTGCACCACCTTCGAGTCCCTCAAGTCCGGCTCCGTCGCCTGGTCGACCTCATGGACCTGGACTGGTGGTCAGGGCCAGGTCAAGTCCTACTccaacgtcgccctcgagaagaTCAACAAGAAGCTCTCCGCCATCAAGTCCATCCCCTCCAAGTGGACCTGGAG CTACTCCGGCTCCAACATCGTTGCTGATGTCGCCTACGACCTCTGGCTCGCCCCCTCCGTTGGTGCCAACAACAAGTACGAGATCATGATCTGGCTcagcgccctcggcggcgccggccccaTCTCCAGCACCGGCAAGACCATCGACACCCCGACCATCGCCGGCACCAAGTGGTCCCTCTACAGCG GCCCCAACGGCGACACCACCGTCTACTCCTTCGTCGCCCCCAAGGACATCAAGAGCTTCAACGGCGACCTGATGGGCTTCTTCAACTACCTCACCTCCAAGCAGGGCGTCGCCAAGACCAACGTTGTCACCAGCCTCCAGGCCGGCACCGAGCCCTTCTCCGGCAACAACGCCGTCTTCAAGACCTCGGCCTACACCATCTCCGTCGCCTA